The genomic region GCCCTATCCCACAAGTAAGCGGGCAACGATAAAGGGCATTGATCCGAAAAAGCATAACCCTGATATGGAGTGCAGTTCGTGTCATAACCCACACAAACCAGACATGGAGGGTTGGTAATGAAGCTAACGAGAAGAGATTTTTTAATGACAGCCCTGCGGGGAACAATTGCCACCGCACTTCCTATCGGTGCGTTTAAGTTTCTGAAGCCCTCGGAGGCGAGGGCGGCAATAGCGGGAACGAATGTCCGGTGGGGATTCCTTGTTAATACTTATAAGTGTATAGGTTGCGGTTTCTGTGTTAAGGCCTGCAAGCTTGAAAATGATGTGCCTTACAATGTTGAGGTAACGAGAACCTGGGTTGAAAGGTACGTGATCCTGAAAGACGGTCGTTTTCTTGCCGATACGCCTATGGGAGGACGGGACGGTTTTACAGACTCGAAGGTGCAGGACGAGGAGGTAAAGAACGCGGAGATTGCAAAGGGCTTTTTTGTTCCAAAGCTCTGCAATCAGTGCGAAAATCCGCCATGTGTTCAGGTCTGTCCCGTTGGTGCAACCTACCAGACCGCCGATGGTGTCTCGCTTGTCGACAGGTCCTGGTGCATAGGATGCGGGTACTGCATCATGGCATGTCCCTATGGTGCAAGATTCTTTCACCCTGTGTACAAGA from bacterium BMS3Abin08 harbors:
- the ttrB_3 gene encoding tetrathionate reductase subunit B precursor encodes the protein MKLTRRDFLMTALRGTIATALPIGAFKFLKPSEARAAIAGTNVRWGFLVNTYKCIGCGFCVKACKLENDVPYNVEVTRTWVERYVILKDGRFLADTPMGGRDGFTDSKVQDEEVKNAEIAKGFFVPKLCNQCENPPCVQVCPVGATYQTADGVSLVDRSWCIGCGYCIMACPYGARFFHPVYKTAEKCTFCYHRITKGMKPACVDACPTGARQIGNLKDPNDPVTKVILNERVGVLKDEYGTKPQAYYIGLDKNVR